In Planococcus shixiaomingii, the DNA window CGGGCATGACGCTCATATGACGATGGTTATTGGTGCGTTGCTTGTTTTGAAAAAAATAGGCATTTCAAAATCCGGGAAATTAAAAGTGTTGTTTCAGCCGGCAGAAGAAAAAGGGAACGGGGCATTGTCATTTATTGAGAAAGGCATTGTCGACGATATCGATTATTTATACGGGGTTCATCTTCGTCCCATCCAGGAGCTCGGCTACGGTTATTCAACTCCTGCCATTATGAACGGTGCTGCACGGCTGCTGAAAGGGTCTATTAAAGGAACGGACGCTCAGAGCACGGCTACCTTAAGGCCAGAACGCGATAGAAGTTATGGGCATGCTCGTTAAAGCAATTCGCTCAATCCACGTTGATCCCATGGTGCCGCATTCGGCGAAAATGATGATTTTCCAAGCTGGGGGAGAGTCAGCGAATATCATTCCAGGAACCGGCACATTCAGCATTGATGTCCGGGCTCAGACGAATGAAGTCCTTGAAAAGCTTATGGCTCAAGTGAAAAAATCGGTTCAATCAGTGGCTGACTTGGCCGGAGTTGCAATTAATCTGGAGGTTATGGCGTAAATTGCGGCAGCGCAAGTGGACGACAGCGCAGTAGAGTTAATGGCTTCGGCCATAAAACAAACGGTGGGCGAGGATTTTCATTATTACACGTTAAAACGGCCGACCGTCAAAGCGACGATGCTTGGCCTCTGCTGCGATTTGGCACCAGGGTTGCATCATCCGAATATGGTATTCAATCAAGACAGTTTGCTGACAGGCATCGAGATTTAAGCACGGGTTGTAGAATAGACTTTTAAAATGTTGGTGAATGGACAGGAGAACAATGAAAAAGTCCAGTTAACAAATAATTAATGCAAATGTGAGAGGGCTCTCCTTTTTGCAAGTAGCTGTGCAGTTTGGATGAACTGAAAGTGGTAAATCTATAACAGAAAGAATCTCCTGGTATAGGGGGAAAACAAATAGGAAAGAGTGAAATGACCACTCTTTTTTTCATTAAGGTTTGTAATTTAGCCAACTGAAAAATTAACAAGGGGAAACAGTTAAGGAAGCAGAATAATATAAGGCAGAAGGCAGAATTTTATTGGACTTGAAAAAGAAAGGCAGTGGCTGGAGAAATACATTAAAATGCCAGAATCATTCGACTCCTGTTTTTTGGCCCATTAAGCGAAAGGGGAAGTGGCATATGGAAATGATCAAGTATTCAGAGTGGAAAGATACGAAGATTACGCTGCATTTGCTGTCTCAAATTTTGGGGAAGATTCGATTAGAGGTTGCCCATCAGGAACCGCAATGGGCCCATGTTATGCTGCCTTTGACAGCGAATGGATTTTCGACGGGCCTTCTTTATGGGGAAAGCCATATGTTCGAGGTGGATGTAGACATTCGGCATAGTCTTTTGCATATTCAAGTAGACGGTGAGACAGAGTCGATGAATTTAAAGGATGGAACGGCAATCAAGGCTTATTATGAATTTGTTTTTCAAACTTTGGACCGGCTCGGTGTACCTGTCAGCATTTATCCAAAACCTCAGGAAATGGACATAAGGGAGCCGTTGGACCAAGACACGACGCATACTGTCTACAAAGTTGAAGATGCTTTGCGAGGTTTAGAACTGTTACATTTTGCTTTGCGGGAAGAATTGAAGTTTATCGCGCCGCTGCGTTGCCGTAAGGTGAAGCCAGGTCTTTTTTGGGGCACTTTTGATGTGTCTACCATCATCATCTCAAATATACAAGAACCGTTTCCACAAGACAGAGTAATTGAAAAAGCAGCTTTTGACGAACAATTTATCGAATACGGTTTTTGGCTGGGAGATGATAAAACAGATACACCAAGTTTTTTTGTGTTGCCTTATCCGTTTCTTTATAAAGATTTAAATGCTCCTGCTTTAGAGCCGAAAGAAGCTTATTATGATGAGACAGTCAGTGAGTATTTTTTAAACATGGAAGCCATATTGGCATCGACCGACTCAAGCAATTATGTTCAGCGATTTTTCCATACGACATTTGACATTTTGACTGCTGAACTGCACTGGGAAAACTGCGATTATTACAGCACTCCTTTGCTGATGAAAAGTCAGCCGACACTAGCTAAAACGGATGAATAAAAACGGAGAAAAGCAGGAAGCCCGTCAGTGAAGCAAGTGCGCTGACGGTCTTTTCATGCAAAAGGGACCAAGTTCAATTCCTTGGATTCGAGATTTTTATATGTTATTTTGGTATATGGATTTCCGGAAGAAACATTGAAAATTTGTTCGAAGAAAAGAGGAATCATTATTAACTCTCTATATAACCCTTTATTCCAATCACTTACATTGCCAAACGGCGTCATCTTGAAAGATCGCTTGGGTGTTGCCCCGATGACCACCTACTCAGGAAACCCTGACGGTACGGTTTCTGATGCGGAACTTACGTATTACAAGCGGCGCTCTAACATTGGCGACCTGTATATTTCTGCTTGCATCGCCATTTCAGAAAACGGCATTGCATTTCCAAACCAATTCATCGGTTTTGATGACCGCGTTATGCCGCGCTTGAAACAGTTGGCATCCGAAATGAAAGCGAATGGCAGCAAAGCCATCATTCAAATGCAGCACGGCGGCCGCCAAGGACAGCCGGAGCTTATCTCGACGAATGAAACCGTAGCACCGAGTGCAGTAACAAGCCCAAACAGCACCACAGTTCCGCGGGAATTGACGAACGAAGAAATCCAAGCTATTATCCGTGATTTTGGCGAAACGACCAGAAGAGTCATTGAAGCTGGATTTGACGGTGTGGAAATCCACGGCGCCAATCATTATTTGCTGCAGCAATTTGTTTCTTCTTATTTCAATCAGCGCGATGACGAATGGGGTGGAACACTTCAAAATCGCTTGAAGTTTTCAATGGCTGTTCTAAAAGAAGTACAGGACATTGCCGCCAAATATGCAGATGATAGTTTCATCATTGGCTACCGGGTATCACCGGAAGAAATCCATGGCGAAACGGTCGGGTATACGTTAGCGGAAACAAAAGTGCTGGTTGATTTGCTGATAGAAAACGGTGTCCATTACATTCACACTTCGCTGTTTGATTTTAAAATGCCGCCAGCAGGCGTTACCGAAGAAGGAAGCATCGTCAGCATTTTATCCAAGCACATCAATGGCCGAGTGCCTTTGGTTGTAGTTGGAAGCGTGAAAACACCGCAAGACGCTTTGGAAGCTTTGCAAGAAGGAGCGGACATTGTCGCAATGGGACGCCAAGTACTGATCGATCCGGAATGGACTGAAAAAGTAAAAGCAGGAAACGAGAAAGATATTTTTACTACTATTCCTAAGAAACGAGTCGGCAAGTTAGATATTCCAGAGTCTATGTGGAACCTGATTACGTCTTACAAAATGGTGCAAGTAGCAGAAGATTAATAGATGATAGGGCCATAGAGAGCGGGCAGCTCTTTATGGCCTTTTGTCTGCGTTATTTGAGATGATTCTTCTATATATAGTTTAATGTGGTTTTGAAGTTGGGAGAAAAGGAAATACTCGTATAGGTTTTACGAAAAGTTGAAGACAATTTGAACGATAAGAGCGCGGCTTGTATCTTCTTTTAAAACGGTCTTTGCGGCAAGGCAAACAGAGACTCTGCCTTTTTCTGCTCTATCTTTCACTTTTCGGAAAAATATTGACTATTTGCTCATATAGTCGTATACTTTCCCATGAAAGCGCTTTACTTCATCCCGCTTTTTTATGTTTTGTTGGACGCTTTTTTAAAGACGTTTTGAACAAAGCATATATATTTTTAGTTTTTACAAAAACGTTTTCGTAAAGGTTTCGACGCTCTTGTCAGAAAGGGGACTCTCAAACGATGATGGATTACAAATTAGGCACTGGAGAGTTCGAGGATTGGATAGTATCAGAAACGGCATTTTCCACAGATTACTTAGGGAAATGCGAAGCCATTCTGTCACTTGGGAATGGTTATATGGGGATGCGATCAGCAACTGAAGAACCTTACATAAAAGAACAAAGAAACTTGTTTGTTAATGGCACATTCAATAAAGCCCATCCAAACGAAGTAACTGAATTGCCGAATTTAGCGGACGTCACCCGAATCGATATCCGGGTGGATGGCGAGCGGTTTAGCCTTGAATTTGGAGAAACTGCAAATTACGTACGGCAATTGAATTTAAAAACCGCCGAGCTATCTCGGAGTTTCGATTGGACCTCGCCGAAAGGCAAAAAACTGCGATTCCATTTCAAGCGCTTTGTCTCTCTTGCAAACTTGCATTTGATGGCCACGAAAATGCAAGTCGAAAGCTTGACCCATCCGGTCGACTTTTCCTTTGATTCTGGAATCAATGCACAAATGAATAATTCGGGTGCACAGCATTTCTTGGAAGGCGAACGAAGAGTGTTTGATAAACAGTTGATTCAATTAGTCCAAACGACAAACGAATCAAATGTAGACGTGGTCATTAACACGACACATAACGTCAAAGTGAATGGTGAAGAAACGATGGCGGCACCGGATATGGATATGGCCCGACGGAAAGTGTGGCTAAGCTATGCGTTTACACTTCAGCCAAACGACCGGCTGGAAGTGGAAAAGGTCACAACCGTCCATACGAGCCGTGATTTAAATGCACTAGAAGCGGAATACGATCTTCAGCAGTTGCGCGAGTCTTCTTTGGGAGATTTGAAACTGCATGCACTTCAAGGATACGATTCGCTTTTTCAAACCCATAAACAAACTTGGCAGCAAAACGTCTGGGATGTTTATAAGTTGGAAATTGACAGCGACAATGCTTTTGACCAGCTTGGTTTAAGGTTTGCGCTCTATCATTTGACGTTAATGACTCCAGCGCATGACGCTCGTATGGGAATCGGTGCAAAAGGCTTGAGCGGGGAAGGCTATAAAGGCCATTCGTTTTGGGACACGGAAGTGTTCATCTTGCCGTTTTTCATTTATTCCAACCCGGCAGTGGCGAAATCATTGCTGACATACCGCTATCTTGGTTTAGCTGGTGCGAGAGCAAAGGCCATCGAAAATGGCTACAGCGGCGCGATGTATCCGTGGGAAATGGCTTGGCCGACCGATGGGGAAGTTACGCCGAAATGGGGAGATATCGATATCGTGACCGGAGAACAATCCCGAATCTGGTCAGGTGCTATTGAACAGCATATTTCTGCTGACATCGCCTTTGCAATTTACCAATATAACGAAGTGACGAATGATCAGGAATTTTTAGACCAATACGGTTACGAAATGGTTTTCGATACGGCGAAGTTCTGGGCAAGCCGCCTGGAATGGAACGAGGAGAAAGGGCGCTACGAAATTACCAATGTTATTGGCCCGGATGAATACAAAGAGCACGTCAACAACAATGCCTTTACAAATTACATGGCTTACTTCAATTTAAAGCTGGCGATCCGTTATTACGATCAGCTGGCGGAAGAAAACCCGGAACTGCTGGAAAAACTTGCAGCTCCTTTGGAACTGGCTGCCGCTTATCCGGACTGGCAGGAAAAAGCGGATCGGCTCTTCTTGCCGGAACCGCGGGCAGCAGATCGAGTCATCCCACAAGATGACACATACTTGCAGCTGGAAGAAATTGATCTCACGAAATACAAAAATCAAGAAAAAGTCCGTACCATATACCGGGATTATAACTCCGAGCAAATCAATTCTTTCCAAGTGACGAAGCAAGCGGATGGTTTGATCTTGCTGTATTTGCTGGAACAAACTTTCCTGCATGATGATCCGCGTATTTCCAAGGATGTTAAAAGCGCGAGTTTTCATTATTATGAACCGAAAACTTTGCATGATTCATCGCTCAGTTTAGTGACCCACACCATCCTTGCAAGTGATATCGGCGAATATGACTTGGCTTACTCGCTTTTTCAAAAGTCGATTGAAATCGACTTGGGTCCTGCAATGGACACATCGGATGAAGGAATCCACGCTGCGTCGATTGGCGGACTTTGGAAAGCGGCCGTCTTTGGGTTCGCTGGTGTGCGGCTGATAGATGGACGGCTTCGGATTGATCCGAAATTGCCAAAAACCTGGCGCAGCATGAAGTTCACCATTCAGTGGCAAGGAAGCCCTGTTTCGATTTCCATCACGCCAACTTTGTTGGCCATTAAAATGGAAGATGGAGAAGTAATGGTATTTGAGACGAATAACGTTGTCCATGAATGCACAGGATATACCGAAATCCCGATTGCTTAAGAAAATCGGGAACTCGTTCCAGTTCAAAACTTTCAAGTAGGTAGTTATAAAATGATTTTTCATTTTATTCACTATAGTAATTCAAAACAGAAAAGGGGTAATACAAATGAAAGTCCAAAAAAAATCGTTGTTTAGTCTAGTAATGGTTTTAGTATTGCTTCTTCTAGCTGCCTGTGGCGGACAAGAAGAGCAGTCGTCAAGTACAGAAGAAGGCGGAGCGGCGAAGAAAATTACGATTTTCCAAAGTAAAGTCGAAATTTCCGATCAGCTGACAGCATTGGCTAAAGAGTACACGGAAGAAACGGGCGTTGAAGTTGAAGTTTTGGGGACAACTGGCGATGACTACTTCCAGCAATTGCAAATTCGTTTGAACAGCAATCAAGGACCATCAATTTTCAGCCTTCAACACGCACTGGAAGCTGAAAAATTAAAATCTTATGTTGCTGATCTAAGCGCAGAAGAATATGTAAAAGATATTGCACCGAACATGGAATTGAAACTAGAAGACAAAGTTGTAGGGATTCCTTACGGCGTTGAAGGATTCGGTATCATTTACAATAAAGATCTTGTAAAACCTGAAGATGTAAAAGACTTGGCTTCATTTACAAGCACGTTAGAAAAATTCAAAGGCGAAGGTATTAATGGTTTCAGCCTTGCTCAAGATGCATACTTCTTGATCGGGCATATCAGTAACTATCCATTCTCTTTACAGCCGGACCCACTGGATTTCATCAACAAATTGAATGCTGGTGAAGTAACAATGGCTCAAACTCCTGAATTCCAGGAATTCGGCCAATTCATGGAAGCAATCAAAACGAACACACCAACTCCTTTGAGCGTAACTTACGATCAGCAGATCGGTGATTTTGCATCAGGCAAAACTGCGATGATTCACCAAGGAAACTGGGCTTCAGGTATGTTGAAAGAGTTTGATGTGGACTTTGAATATGGCATGCTGCCATTCCCATTGATGGGCAATGACAAACTAGCAGTTGGAACAGGAAATAACTGGGCAGTAAACAGCCAAAAAGAAGAAGGCGAAATTCAAGCAGCTAAAGATTTCTTGAACTGGATGAATACTAGTGAAACAGGCAAACGCTACATTGTAGAAGAATTCGGATTTGTTCCAGCTCTTACTACAATCGAGCCAGGCGAATTGGATCCATTGTCACAAGCTGTATCTGAAGCTTCAAACAGCGGAGAAACAATTCCATGGGCACAAAACGCATTCCCAGCAAACATCGTTCCAAATGATTTAACGCCATTTGCACAAAAATTCTTCTCTGAAGACATGACAGGCGAACAGTTTGTAGAAGAGTTTGATAAGGCTTGGCAGAACGCTCAGTAATTAGAGCTATTACAAAAGCATACGGTTAGGGACTATGGACACGCCTTTATTGGCGTGTCCAATCCTTACTTTATAAAGCGGTTGACTAATTGAACTTTTAAGAAAGAAGGGGTGGACATGGCAAACAAGAATCAGAAAAGATGGTATGCATTATTTACTGCACCACTATTGATCATTTTTACGACAGTTGTCATTATCCCGTTTATAATCGGAATTTATTATGCGTTTTTTGAATGGGACGGCATAGCTGCCAATGAAAAAGTATTTGTTGGATTTGAAAATTTCACAAGCTTATTCCAAGATGAACGATTCCTCGAGTCAGCGTGGCTGACCATATTGTTTACGGTTTTATCAGTAATCACAATTAATGTAGTCGGACTTTCGTTCGCCTTATTGGTAACATCAAAACTCCGGACTTCAAATATTGCGCGTACTATGCTGTTTATGCCTTATCTGATCGGCGGTTTGATCTTAGGTTATATTTGGCAGTTTGTTTTCCTGGACGTTTTCGCCTTATTTGGTGAGGTAACAGGATTGGATAAAATCTTTTTCAACTGGCTAATCGATCCCCAGTTTGCCTTATACGGCTTAGTTTTTGTTTTCACTTGGCAGATGGCGGGATACATCATGATTATCTATATCGCCGGGCTACAAGGAATTCCAAACGATGTTGTTGAAGCTTCTAAAATCGATGGTGCGACTCCTTGGCAACGGTTCAGCAGAATCACCTTGCCGCTCCTAATGCCAGCTCTTACGATTTCTTTGTTCTTGACATTATCTTCCGCATTTAAAATTTATGACGTCAACTTGTCGCTGACAGGCGGCGGACCTGCAAACTCTACCGAGATGTTTGCGATGAATATTTACAATGAAATCTTTGGCAGCGGAAACTACGGATTCGGACAAGCGAAAGCGATTGTCTTCTTCTTGATCGTTGCAGCGATTACATTGACACAAGTTTACATTACGAAGAAACGGGAGGTCGAAATGTGATGGGGAAAATAAAGAATGTTATAAAAGACGTTTTGCTTATTTTGCTGGCGCTTGTCTTCCTATCTCCTATCTATATCATCTTCGTAAACTCCTTTAAAGACCGCCAGGAACTTTACGATAATGCCCTTTCCTTGCCATCGAATTTTAGCTTCCAATATTATTTAGAAGCAATGGAAAAGATGAATTTCTTAAGTGCCATCGGCAACTCGCTTTATGTCACCATTGTTTCTGTCATATTTATTGTTGTATTGTCTTCCATGACCGCCTGGATGCTGGTGCGGTCGAACAATAAACTAAGCACGTTTATCTTTATGACATTTATCGCCACAATGCTTATTCCGTTTCAGACATTGATGATGCCGCTTATGCAGTTGATGAGCTCCATAACTAACAACTTAGGCATTCCGATGTACAACACGCGTGAAGGGCTGATTTTCATGAACGTCGGCTTCCATGCGAGTCTTTCCGTTTTTCTTTATCACGGCTTTATCAAATCGATTCCGATTACCCTTGAAGAAGCGGCGACAATCGATGGAGCTACTAAGTTTGGCGTTTTCTGGAGAATCATTTTCCCGATGCTAAAACCGATTACAGCAACCGTTATGATCTTGAACGTCATCAGCATCTGGAATGACTTCCTGTTGCCTTCATTGACGCTTATTGATGTGAATTTAAGAACCATTCCTTTATCGACATTCTATTTCTTCGGAGAATTCTCAATTCAGTGGAATTTGGCGATGGCCGGTTTGACGTTGACGATTATCCCGGTAGTGATTTTCTATGCCCTAGCTCAAAAACATATCATCAAAGGAATTGGAGAAGGGGCAGTCAAATAAGCCAATTCTTGCAGGAGGGAACAACATGCGTGACTTTTCAGGTCTAACAGAAACCTTATACACTGCCACTGAATGGATCATGCGGTTTTCTGTCATCAATGTTTTATGGTTTATCCTTAACATTCCAATTGTCTTTACGATAACAAGCATCTTCTTTGGGAATTCCGAAAGCAGTTCTTTACTATATCTGTGGCCGCTTGTGGTGCTGCTTCCTGCCTTGTTCTTTCCGAGCACAGCTGCGATGTTCTCCACAGTCCGGGAATGGATTATAAAAAAAGATCAAGCTTCTCTGACGAAAACGTATTTTTCACATTTGAAAGCAACTTACAAAAAAAGTTTCCTTTCCGGCATTGTGCTTATGGCTCTTTGGTTTATCTGGATTTTGGATTTTACATTTTTCAAAAATGAAAATGATTTGATCTGGACAATGTTTGTAGTTGTAGGGTTGATTTTATTTGTTTTTACAATCAACTTTTTTTCTTTAAGTGCGCATTACCAAATGAGCAATAAAGCGCTTTTGAAGAACGCTTTTTTCGTCACAGTAGGCAATCCACTGTTAAGCCTGTTTATCTTGATCAGCAATTTGTCGTTATTTTATGTAAGTGCAACTGAACTTTTGTTTTTATTGCCGCTTTTTGCAGGCACAGTCAGCGCGTTTCTTTCCTTTTTGGCTTTTTACCGCTTCTCTTTAAAGGTGGAGGAAAAAGCGTTGAAAAACAAAGAAGGCTAATCAGTTTCAACGATCAGACCGGATTTTCTTTAAATATTTTTTTGATTGGTACTTATTATTTTGCAGGATGTGATGTTGAGCATGGCTACGATTAAAGATGTCGCCAAAAAAGCCGGGGTATCAATCAGTGTAGTATCAAAAACATATAATAATTATGTTGATGTGAGCGAAGAAACACGGCAACGGATTTTTGCTGTTGCAAAAGAATTGAATTACTCGCCGAATATAGTGGCAAAAAATTTGTCTTCAAAAAAACAAATGACGTTTGGATTGATTTCGTCAGGCGTCTTGAATGATAACGAAAAAGACAACAATGCCTTTGACATATTCAAAGGAGTGTACCGGGAAATTTCAGAAAGCCGCTTTGAATTGTCCATTTATCTGATCGATTCTCAAAAACAGAAACAGCAAAGCTATGTCCAATATTGCCGTGAGCGCAACATTGGCGGTGCAATTTTACAAGGAATCCGAACGGATGATCAATATTATACCGAACTGATCAACACGGATATTCCATGCGTTGTACTCGATATCATGAACGAAACAGCCAACGGCATGATCGGCAGCGTTTCCATCGATAATGCCGAAGCCAGCAAAGAAATGGCACTTCATTTATTGGAACGCAATCACCGCAGACTGGTCATCATGACTGGCACGAAAGAGACATATGTGAATAAAGAACGAATGAAAGGGTTAGAAGAGGCTCTGCACGTTTACGGCATGAAGTTAAGTGACGTAGATGTTTTGGATGCCGATTTTTCCGAAGAAATGGCGTACAGCTTGACCAAGGAATATTTGGAGACAAAACAGCCGACCGCTTTTCTTTGCTTTAGTGATTTAATGGCTTTTGGGGTCATGAGGGCTGTAAAGGAAGCAGGCTTCAAAATTCCTGAAGATGTTTCGGTTACCGGATTTGACGATTTGGTCTTCAGCGGATTTACACAACCGCCGCTTACAACGGTTAAGCAAGATTTTGTCGAAATTGGAAAAGTGGCCGCCCAATTGCTTCAGGACATAAAAGAAAAAAAATTGGAGCGCCAGCACATATGGGTCAAGCATCGGTTAATGGAACGTGAAAGCGTAAAAACACTGCCAAGAAATTAGTGCTTGAAAAGAAAGGAACCTACTCCATGACACACTATCCAAAAGTATTTATCTACGACCTTGACGGAGTCATCACTGACACCGCAGAATTCCACTTTCTGGCATGGCAAAAACTTGCCGAAGAGCTGGGCATTTCTTTCGACCGCCAGTTTAACGAACAACTTAAAGGAATCAACCGCATGGATTCACTTGACCGCATCTTGGAATTGGATCCTTCTTTGCCAGCGTTTTCTTTTGAGGAAAAAGAAAAACTGGCAACTCGTAAAAACGAATATTACTTGGAATTGATTGAATCGGTCAATCCGTCTCATATCCTTCCTGGAATCGAAACTTTGTTAAAGGCAAATAAGGATTCAAACGTAAAAATTGCGCTTGGTTCAGCCAGCAAAAACGCTCCTGCCATTTTAGATAAACTCGGCCTTACAGGCTATTTTGATTATTTAGTGGACGCGTCAAAAGTGGAAAAAGGAAAACCTGATCCTGAAACTTTTACAACGGCAGCAGATGCCTTGGAGATTGCGTATCCGGATTGCATTGGAATTGAAGATTCAGCCGCTGGTGTAGAGGCTATTAATAAAGCGAACATGTTTTCAGTCGGAGTAGGGGACGCTGCTCATTTATCGCACGCCCACTACTTGGTAGAAGACACTTCCGCATTGGTTTTTGAAAATATTATCGAGCAGTACCAAAAAGCATCACTTAAGTTGAAGTAATAAATTATATTGATGAATTTGCGGTGGACGCTTTCCGCGGGCACGGCTTCAGCCGCTTCCTTCACTTCGTTCAGTTTAGGGTCTTCAGTTCGTGCTGTCCCGCTGGAAGCGTAGTGGCCAAAAGGAATTCGGACATTACGTTTGCGACGAAGCTAGCGCAGCGATGCAACGCTTTTTCATGTCTCGAAGCTAGCGCAGCGATGCAGAGACAGGAGCACCGGTCTTCGGCCGCCTTCTGCTCTTTCATACTCAACAGATAGAATATAGTTGGATATTTAAGAATAAAACTCATCTTTTTACAAAAGCATTTTCACTTCAAGATATGAAGCAAAACAGCGGAGACTCCCGCGGGGCAGCGTAGCGACGAAGTGCCGAACTAACTCGGGCGCTAAGCCCGAGTTAGTTCGGCGCAAGTCCGCAGGAAAGCGCAGCTGTTTTGCGGAATATCAGCAGCAACTTCTAATTCAGTTAAAAGAATATAAATCGTAAAAGAAAAAATCAAAAACAAGCAAGGAGTGAAAGAAAATGACCTGGAAGTTGACGAAATTTGAACTGGATAACCCGAACTTATTGATAAACGAAAGTCTTTTATCTTTAGGGAATGGATATCTGGGGGTCAGAGGGAATTTCGAAGAAGGATATCAAGAAGGCTACAAATCCATTCGAGGTGCATACATAAACGCTTTCCATGACGAAACTGAAATCACTTATGGAGAGAAGCTATACGGTTTTCCAGGAACGCAGCAAAAGATTTTAAATGTAATTGATGCGCAAACGGTCCAAATTTATTTGGACGATGAGCTTTTTTCTTTGTTTGAAGGAGAAGTGCTTTTCTGCGAACGCAATTTGCATATGGATAAAGGCTATGCAGAACGCATCGTCCACTGGATTTCCCCTCAAGGAAAAGAAGTGAAAATCCATTTTAAGCGGCTGATTTCGTTCACAACGAAAGAGTTGTTTGCGATAGACATTCAAGTAGAAGCGATTACTCTTGTTGAGCAAGTGAAATTTGTTTCCACAGTGAATGGCGATGTTTCCAACTTTGTCGACAAGGAAGACCCACGCCTTGCTTCCGGCCATGCCAAACGCCTTCATGTAACCGAGGTGCGGCAAGAGAATCGGTTCAGTATTGTAAAAGACACCA includes these proteins:
- a CDS encoding carbohydrate ABC transporter permease — translated: MGKIKNVIKDVLLILLALVFLSPIYIIFVNSFKDRQELYDNALSLPSNFSFQYYLEAMEKMNFLSAIGNSLYVTIVSVIFIVVLSSMTAWMLVRSNNKLSTFIFMTFIATMLIPFQTLMMPLMQLMSSITNNLGIPMYNTREGLIFMNVGFHASLSVFLYHGFIKSIPITLEEAATIDGATKFGVFWRIIFPMLKPITATVMILNVISIWNDFLLPSLTLIDVNLRTIPLSTFYFFGEFSIQWNLAMAGLTLTIIPVVIFYALAQKHIIKGIGEGAVK
- a CDS encoding YesL family protein; amino-acid sequence: MRDFSGLTETLYTATEWIMRFSVINVLWFILNIPIVFTITSIFFGNSESSSLLYLWPLVVLLPALFFPSTAAMFSTVREWIIKKDQASLTKTYFSHLKATYKKSFLSGIVLMALWFIWILDFTFFKNENDLIWTMFVVVGLILFVFTINFFSLSAHYQMSNKALLKNAFFVTVGNPLLSLFILISNLSLFYVSATELLFLLPLFAGTVSAFLSFLAFYRFSLKVEEKALKNKEG
- a CDS encoding LacI family DNA-binding transcriptional regulator, which codes for MATIKDVAKKAGVSISVVSKTYNNYVDVSEETRQRIFAVAKELNYSPNIVAKNLSSKKQMTFGLISSGVLNDNEKDNNAFDIFKGVYREISESRFELSIYLIDSQKQKQQSYVQYCRERNIGGAILQGIRTDDQYYTELINTDIPCVVLDIMNETANGMIGSVSIDNAEASKEMALHLLERNHRRLVIMTGTKETYVNKERMKGLEEALHVYGMKLSDVDVLDADFSEEMAYSLTKEYLETKQPTAFLCFSDLMAFGVMRAVKEAGFKIPEDVSVTGFDDLVFSGFTQPPLTTVKQDFVEIGKVAAQLLQDIKEKKLERQHIWVKHRLMERESVKTLPRN
- the pgmB gene encoding beta-phosphoglucomutase; amino-acid sequence: MTHYPKVFIYDLDGVITDTAEFHFLAWQKLAEELGISFDRQFNEQLKGINRMDSLDRILELDPSLPAFSFEEKEKLATRKNEYYLELIESVNPSHILPGIETLLKANKDSNVKIALGSASKNAPAILDKLGLTGYFDYLVDASKVEKGKPDPETFTTAADALEIAYPDCIGIEDSAAGVEAINKANMFSVGVGDAAHLSHAHYLVEDTSALVFENIIEQYQKASLKLK